One genomic region from Vidua macroura isolate BioBank_ID:100142 chromosome 18, ASM2450914v1, whole genome shotgun sequence encodes:
- the DEPDC5 gene encoding GATOR complex protein DEPDC5 isoform X4: MRTNKVYKLVIHKKGFGGSDDELVVNPKVFLQIKLGDVVEIAHPNDEYSPLLLQVKSLKEDLQKETISVDQTVAQVFRLRPYQDVHVNVVDPKEVTLDLVELTFKDQYIGRGDMWRLKKSLVSTCAYVTQKVEFAGIRAQAGELWVKSEKVTCGYISEDTRVVFRSTSAMVYIFIQMSCEMWDFDIYGDLYFEKAVNGFLADLFTKWKEKNCSHEVTVVLFSRTFYEAKSIDEFPEAHRASIRQDHEGRFYEDFYKVVVQNERREEWTSLLVTIKKLFIQYPVLVRLEQAEGFPSGYNSTSAQGNYLEAINLSFNVFDKHYINRNFDRTGQMSVVITPGVGVFEVDRLLMILTKQRMIDNGIGVDLVCMGEQPLHAVPLFKLHNRCGPGDSRMGDDYNIPHWINHSFYTSKSQLLCNSFTPRIKLAGRKPLTEKAKNNRDASLGAPKDAENALPIQVDYDGYDAQVFRLPGPARAQRCPSFRSVRERESRTRKSSSSYDVSCSPSLQSRALPPEEVRSQASDDSSLGKISNILMIPRPHLHQCEVSSSLGYTSTRDFLENTLESQQRDSSAPGRFHVGSAESLLHIRPGGYAPQRALINPFAPSRMPMKLTSNRRRWMHTFPVGPSGEAIQIHHQTRQNMAEMQGSEQQDLTHSSAELLELAYHEATGRHVSSRHPGDSASFLSFSGTEEYGNGLGAGPGAGVNLKTQNKDSLEDAVSNSPDPILTLSAPPIVPGFCCTVGVDWKSLTTPACLPLTTDYFPDRQSLQNDYTEGCYDLLPEADIDRRDEEGVQMTAQQVFEEFICQRLMQGYQIIVQSKPQKPAPAVPPPLSSSPLYSRGLVSRNRPEEENQYWLSMGRTFHKVTLKDKIITVTRYLPKYPYESAQINYTYSLCPSHSDSEFVSCWVEFSHERLEEYKWNYLDQYICSAGSEDFSLIESLKFWRTRFLLLPACISATKRIMEGEAHCDVYGDKPRSDEEEWQLLDGFIRFVEGLNRIRRRHRSDRMIRKGSAMKGLQIAGPIPTHSLEQSGPPIGKKGTSALSALLQMEASQKTLGEQQTAMLSGKSSVQPSESGSIAITPTYMDSPRKVSIDQSVPATSDGSALLPTGQVPDRGSTQALGSTQNAAEPGYSTAGAAEGSSQQCSTSALTSSSTLVEILEAMKHPTTGIQLLSEQKGLSPYCFISAEVVHWLVNNVEGVHTQAMAIDIMQKMLEEQLIVHASGEALRTFIYGFYFYKIVVDKEPDRVGLQQPAMWHTAAMDDFSAFQRKWFEVAFVAEELLHSEIPAFFLPWLPSRPASYASRHSSFSRSFGGRSQAAALLAATVPEQRTVTLDVDVNNRTDRLEWCSCYYHGNFSLNAAFEIKLHWMAVTAAVLFEMVQGWHRKATSCGFLLVPVLEGPFALPSYLYGDPLRAQLFIPLNVSCLLKEGSEHLFDGFEPETYWDRMHLLQEAIAHRFGFVQDKYSASAFNFPAENKPQYIHVTGTVFLQLPYSKRKFSSGQQRRRRNSTSSTNQNMFCEERIGYNWAYNTMLTKTWRSSATGDEKFADRLLKDFTDFCWNKDSRLVTFWTDCLDKMHASAP, encoded by the exons AAACGATAAGTGTGGATCAGACAGTTGCACAAGTGTTCCGCCTGCGGCCCTACCAGGATGTCCATGTCAATGTTGTTGACCCAAAG GAGGTGACCTTAGACTTGGTGGAGCTGACATTTAAGGATCAGTATATTGGGCGTGGGGATATGTGGCGACTGAAGAAGAGTTTG GTCAGCACATGTGCATATGTCACCCAAAAAGTTGAATTTGCAGGTATCAG GGCCCAGGCAGGTGAATTGTGGGTAAAGAGTGAGAAAGTCACTTGTGGATACATCAGTGAGGACACCCGG GTGGTCTTCCGCTCCACGTCTGCcatggtttatatttttatccaGATGAGCTGTGAAATGTGGGATTTTGATATTTATG gggATCTATACTTTGAGAAAGCTGTGAATGGTTTCCTTGCTGACCTCTTCACAAAATGGAAG GAGAAGAATTGCAGCCATGAAGTGACAGTGGTTCTATTTTCAAGGACATTTTATGAAGCAAAATCTATAG ATGAGTTTCCTGAAGCACATCGTGCATCAATTCGGCAGGATCATGAGGGAAGATTTTATGAAGATTTTTACAA AGTTGTAGTTCAGAACGAGAGGCGGGAGGAGTGGACCTCCTTGCTTGTGACcattaaaaagcttttcatcCAGTATCCTGTGCTGGTACGGCTCGAGCAAGCAG AGGGCTTTCCTTCAGGTTACAATTCTACCTCAGCACAAGGGAACTACCTGGAGGCTATAAATCTTTCATTCAATG TGTTTGACAAGCATTACATCAACCGCAACTTTGACCGCACGGGGCAGATGTCGGTAGTGATCACCCCCGGCGTGGGCGTGTTCGAGGTGGACCGGCTCCTCATGATCCTGACCAAGCAGCGCATGATTGACAACG GGATAGGTGTGGATTTGGTGTGTATGGGAGAGCAACCCTTGCATGCTGTACCACTCTTTAAG CTCCATAATCGCTGTGGCCCTGGTGACTCACGAATGGGTGATGACTACAATATCCCACACTGGATAAATCATAG tttctaCACATCCAAAAGCCAACTCCTGTGTAACAGCTTCACTCCACGGATCAAGCTGGCAGGAAGGAAG CCActgacagagaaagcaaaaaataatcgTGATGCCT cattagGAGCTCCAAAGGATGCTGAGAATGCCTTGCCTATCCAGGTAGATTATGATGGCTATGATGCCCAGGTGTTCAGACTGCCAGGCCCAGCCAGAGCCCAGCGCTGTCCCTCTTTCAG GTCagtgagggagagggaaagcCGCACGAGGAAGAGCTCCAGCTCGTACGACGTCTCGTGCAgcccctccctgcagagccgCGCGCTGCCCCCGGAAGAGGTGAGGAGCCAGGCTTCTGACGACAGCTCTCTGGGCAAGATCTCCAACATCCTGATGATCCCACGGCCTCACCTGCACCAGTGTGAAGTCAGCAGCTCCTTGGGCTATACCAGCACCAGAG ATTTCCTTGAGAACACGCTGGAGTCGCAGCAGCGCGACTCCAGCGCCCCGGGGCGGTTCCACGTGGGCAGCGCCGAGTCCCTGCTGCACATCCGCCCGGGGGGGTACGCGCCCCAGCGCGCCCTCATCAACCCCTTCGCCCCGTCCCGCATGCCCATGAAGCTGACGTCGAACCGCAGGCGCTGGATGCACACCTTCCCCGTGG GTCCCTCAGGAGAAGCTATCCAGATCCACCATCAAACCCGCCAGAATATGGCAGAAATGCAGGGCAGTGAGCAGCAGGATTTGACACATTCCTCTgcggagctgctggagctggcttACCATGAGGCAACTGGCAG ACACGTCAGCTCTCGGCATCCAGGGGATAGTGCCTCCTTCCTGAGCTTCAGCGGGACGGAGGAGTACGGGAACGGGCTGGGGGCCGGCCCGGGCGCAG GGGTGAACCTCAAAACTCAGAACAAGGATTCCTTGGAAGATGCTGTCTCTAATTCTCCAGATCCAA TTCTGACGCTGTCTGCTCCCCCCATAGTGCCAGGCTTCTGTTGTACAGTTGGAGTGGACTGGAAATCCCTGACCACCCCGGCCTGCCTCCCTCTCACCACGGATTACTTCCCCGACCGCCAGAGCCTGCAGAACGATTACACCGAGGGCTGCTACGACCTGCTGCCAGAGGCTGACATTGACAG GAGGGATGAGGAAGGAGTGCAGATGACAGCCCAGCAGGTGTTTGAGGAGTTTATTTGTCAGCGTCTCATGCAAGGCTATCAGATTATTGTGCAATCCAAGCCGCAGAAGCCGGCCCCAGCCGTGCCACCCCCGCTCAGCAGCAGTCCCCTCTACAGCAGAG GTCTTGTGTCAAGAAATAGACCTGAGGAAGAGAATCAATACTGGCTGAGCATGGGCCGTACTTTCCACAAAGTCAccttaaaagacaaaataattacTGTGACTCGGTACCTGCCAAA GTATCCATATGAATCTGCTCAGATAAACTACACCTACAGCTTGTGCCCCTCACACTCTGACTCGGAATTTGTCTCTTGCTGGGTAGAATTTTCCCATGAGAGACTAGAAGAGTACAAGTGGAATTACTTGGATCAGTATATCTGCTCTGCTGGTTCAGAGGATTTCAG CCTTATCGAGTCCCTGAAGTTCTGGAGGACGcggttcctgctgctgcccgcCTGCATCAGCGCCACCAAGCGCATCATGGAGGGCGAGGCGCACTGCGACGTGTACGGCGACAAGCCCCGCTCGGACGAGGAGGAGTGGCAGCTCCTCGATGGCTTCATCCGCTTCGTGGAGGGCTTGAACCGCatccgccgccgccaccgctcCGATCGAATGATCCGA aaAGGGTCTGCCATGAAAGGCTTGCAGATTGCTGGTCCAATTCCCACTCACTCCCTGGAGCAGTCTGGACCTCCCATTGGGAAAAAAGGAACCTCAGcactctcagctctgctgcagatgGAAGCCAGTCAGAA gACTCTGGGGGAGCAGCAAACAGCAATGCTTTCTGGGaagagctctgtccagccttcAGAGAGTGGGAGCATTGCTATCACACCCACCTATATGGACAGCCCTCGGAAG GTCTCTATCGATCAATCGGTTCCTGCAACCTCCGATGGCAGCGCCTTGCTACCCACGGGGCAGGTCCCTGACAGGGGCAGCACCCAGGCCCTGGGGAGCACCCAGaatgctgcagagccaggatacagcacagctggtgctgcagagggcAG ctcccagcagtgttCAACAAGTGCTCTGACTTCCTCCTCCACTTTGGTAGAGATTCTTGAAGCCATGAAACACCCCAC CACAGGGATCCAGCTGCTCTCTGAACAGAAGGGCCTCTCCCCCTACTGCTTCATCAGTGCAGAAGTTGTGCACTGGCTGGTGAATAACGTGGAAGGGGTGCACACCCAGGCCATGGCCATTGACATAATGCAG AAAATGTTAGAAGAGCAGCTTATTGTCCATGCATCTGGAGAAGCTTTACGAACCTTTATttatggcttttatttttacaagatTGTTGTGGACAAAGAACCAGACCGAG tggggctgcagcagcctgccatGTGGCACACAGCTGCCATGGATGACTTCTCAGCCTTCCAGAGGAAATGGTTTGAGGTGGCCTTTGTGGCAGAAGAGCTCCTGCACTCGGAGATCCCGGCGTTcttcctgccctggctgcccagcCGCCCCGCCTCCTATGCAAGTAGGCACAGTTCCTTTAGCCGCAGTTTCGGAGGACGGAGCCAGGCAGCTGCACTCTTAG CTGCCACGGTGCCCGAGCAGCGGACGGTGACGCTGGATGTGGATGTGAACAACCGCACGGACCGGCTGGAGTGGTGCAGTTGTTATTACCATGGCAATTTCTCCCTGAACGCTGCCTTTGAAATCAAGTTACACTGGATGGCAGTGACTGCAGCTGTTCTTTTTGAGATG GTTCAGGGTTGGCACCGGAAAGCCACCTCCTGTGGGTTCCTGCTTGTCCCAGTCCTGGAAGGCCCCTTTGCTTTGCCCAGTTACTTGTATGGGGACCCACTTCGAGCTCAGCTGTTCATCCCACTCAACGTGAGCTGCTTGCTGAAGGAGGGGAGTGAGCATTTGTTTGATG gCTTTGAACCAGAAACATACTGGGACCGAATGCATCTTCTCCAGGAAGCAATAGCTCACAG ATTTGGATTTGTACAAGATAAATATTCAGCCTCTGCATTCAACTTCCCAGCAGAAAACAAGCCCCAGTATATCCATGTCACAG GGACAGTGTTTTTGCAGCTGCCATATTCCAAGCGGAAGTTTTCCAGCGGGCAGCAGCGGCGCCGGCGCAACTCCACCAGCTCCACCAACCAGAACATGTTCTGTGAGGAGCGCATTGGCTACAACTGGGCCTACAACACCATGCTGACCAAAACCTGGCGCTCCAGCGCCACTGGCGATGAGAAGTTCGCAGACCGGTTGCTGAAAGACTTCACAGACTTTTGCTGGAACAAAGACAGCCGGCTTGTTACGTTCTGGACTGATTGTCTGGACAAGATGCATGCTAGTGCTCCGTGA
- the DEPDC5 gene encoding GATOR complex protein DEPDC5 isoform X5, which produces MRTNKVYKLVIHKKGFGGSDDELVVNPKVFLQIKLGDVVEIAHPNDEYSPLLLQVKSLKEDLQKETISVDQTVAQVFRLRPYQDVHVNVVDPKEVTLDLVELTFKDQYIGRGDMWRLKKSLVSTCAYVTQKVEFAGIRAQAGELWVKSEKVTCGYISEDTRVVFRSTSAMVYIFIQMSCEMWDFDIYGDLYFEKAVNGFLADLFTKWKEKNCSHEVTVVLFSRTFYEAKSIDEFPEAHRASIRQDHEGRFYEDFYKVVVQNERREEWTSLLVTIKKLFIQYPVLVRLEQAEGFPSGYNSTSAQGNYLEAINLSFNVFDKHYINRNFDRTGQMSVVITPGVGVFEVDRLLMILTKQRMIDNGIGVDLVCMGEQPLHAVPLFKLHNRCGPGDSRMGDDYNIPHWINHSFYTSKSQLLCNSFTPRIKLAGRKPLTEKAKNNRDASLGAPKDAENALPIQVDYDGYDAQVFRLPGPARAQRCPSFRSVRERESRTRKSSSSYDVSCSPSLQSRALPPEEVRSQASDDSSLGKISNILMIPRPHLHQCEVSSSLGYTSTRDFLENTLESQQRDSSAPGRFHVGSAESLLHIRPGGYAPQRALINPFAPSRMPMKLTSNRRRWMHTFPVGPSGEAIQIHHQTRQNMAEMQGSEQQDLTHSSAELLELAYHEATGRHVSSRHPGDSASFLSFSGTEEYGNGLGAGPGAGVNLKTQNKDSLEDAVSNSPDPMPGFCCTVGVDWKSLTTPACLPLTTDYFPDRQSLQNDYTEGCYDLLPEADIDRRDEEGVQMTAQQVFEEFICQRLMQGYQIIVQSKPQKPAPAVPPPLSSSPLYSRGLVSRNRPEEENQYWLSMGRTFHKVTLKDKIITVTRYLPKYPYESAQINYTYSLCPSHSDSEFVSCWVEFSHERLEEYKWNYLDQYICSAGSEDFSLIESLKFWRTRFLLLPACISATKRIMEGEAHCDVYGDKPRSDEEEWQLLDGFIRFVEGLNRIRRRHRSDRMIRKGSAMKGLQIAGPIPTHSLEQSGPPIGKKGTSALSALLQMEASQKTLGEQQTAMLSGKSSVQPSESGSIAITPTYMDSPRKVSIDQSVPATSDGSALLPTGQVPDRGSTQALGSTQNAAEPGYSTAGAAEGSSQQCSTSALTSSSTLVEILEAMKHPTTGIQLLSEQKGLSPYCFISAEVVHWLVNNVEGVHTQAMAIDIMQKMLEEQLIVHASGEALRTFIYGFYFYKIVVDKEPDRVGLQQPAMWHTAAMDDFSAFQRKWFEVAFVAEELLHSEIPAFFLPWLPSRPASYASRHSSFSRSFGGRSQAAALLAATVPEQRTVTLDVDVNNRTDRLEWCSCYYHGNFSLNAAFEIKLHWMAVTAAVLFEMVQGWHRKATSCGFLLVPVLEGPFALPSYLYGDPLRAQLFIPLNVSCLLKEGSEHLFDGFEPETYWDRMHLLQEAIAHRFGFVQDKYSASAFNFPAENKPQYIHVTGTVFLQLPYSKRKFSSGQQRRRRNSTSSTNQNMFCEERIGYNWAYNTMLTKTWRSSATGDEKFADRLLKDFTDFCWNKDSRLVTFWTDCLDKMHASAP; this is translated from the exons AAACGATAAGTGTGGATCAGACAGTTGCACAAGTGTTCCGCCTGCGGCCCTACCAGGATGTCCATGTCAATGTTGTTGACCCAAAG GAGGTGACCTTAGACTTGGTGGAGCTGACATTTAAGGATCAGTATATTGGGCGTGGGGATATGTGGCGACTGAAGAAGAGTTTG GTCAGCACATGTGCATATGTCACCCAAAAAGTTGAATTTGCAGGTATCAG GGCCCAGGCAGGTGAATTGTGGGTAAAGAGTGAGAAAGTCACTTGTGGATACATCAGTGAGGACACCCGG GTGGTCTTCCGCTCCACGTCTGCcatggtttatatttttatccaGATGAGCTGTGAAATGTGGGATTTTGATATTTATG gggATCTATACTTTGAGAAAGCTGTGAATGGTTTCCTTGCTGACCTCTTCACAAAATGGAAG GAGAAGAATTGCAGCCATGAAGTGACAGTGGTTCTATTTTCAAGGACATTTTATGAAGCAAAATCTATAG ATGAGTTTCCTGAAGCACATCGTGCATCAATTCGGCAGGATCATGAGGGAAGATTTTATGAAGATTTTTACAA AGTTGTAGTTCAGAACGAGAGGCGGGAGGAGTGGACCTCCTTGCTTGTGACcattaaaaagcttttcatcCAGTATCCTGTGCTGGTACGGCTCGAGCAAGCAG AGGGCTTTCCTTCAGGTTACAATTCTACCTCAGCACAAGGGAACTACCTGGAGGCTATAAATCTTTCATTCAATG TGTTTGACAAGCATTACATCAACCGCAACTTTGACCGCACGGGGCAGATGTCGGTAGTGATCACCCCCGGCGTGGGCGTGTTCGAGGTGGACCGGCTCCTCATGATCCTGACCAAGCAGCGCATGATTGACAACG GGATAGGTGTGGATTTGGTGTGTATGGGAGAGCAACCCTTGCATGCTGTACCACTCTTTAAG CTCCATAATCGCTGTGGCCCTGGTGACTCACGAATGGGTGATGACTACAATATCCCACACTGGATAAATCATAG tttctaCACATCCAAAAGCCAACTCCTGTGTAACAGCTTCACTCCACGGATCAAGCTGGCAGGAAGGAAG CCActgacagagaaagcaaaaaataatcgTGATGCCT cattagGAGCTCCAAAGGATGCTGAGAATGCCTTGCCTATCCAGGTAGATTATGATGGCTATGATGCCCAGGTGTTCAGACTGCCAGGCCCAGCCAGAGCCCAGCGCTGTCCCTCTTTCAG GTCagtgagggagagggaaagcCGCACGAGGAAGAGCTCCAGCTCGTACGACGTCTCGTGCAgcccctccctgcagagccgCGCGCTGCCCCCGGAAGAGGTGAGGAGCCAGGCTTCTGACGACAGCTCTCTGGGCAAGATCTCCAACATCCTGATGATCCCACGGCCTCACCTGCACCAGTGTGAAGTCAGCAGCTCCTTGGGCTATACCAGCACCAGAG ATTTCCTTGAGAACACGCTGGAGTCGCAGCAGCGCGACTCCAGCGCCCCGGGGCGGTTCCACGTGGGCAGCGCCGAGTCCCTGCTGCACATCCGCCCGGGGGGGTACGCGCCCCAGCGCGCCCTCATCAACCCCTTCGCCCCGTCCCGCATGCCCATGAAGCTGACGTCGAACCGCAGGCGCTGGATGCACACCTTCCCCGTGG GTCCCTCAGGAGAAGCTATCCAGATCCACCATCAAACCCGCCAGAATATGGCAGAAATGCAGGGCAGTGAGCAGCAGGATTTGACACATTCCTCTgcggagctgctggagctggcttACCATGAGGCAACTGGCAG ACACGTCAGCTCTCGGCATCCAGGGGATAGTGCCTCCTTCCTGAGCTTCAGCGGGACGGAGGAGTACGGGAACGGGCTGGGGGCCGGCCCGGGCGCAG GGGTGAACCTCAAAACTCAGAACAAGGATTCCTTGGAAGATGCTGTCTCTAATTCTCCAGATCCAA TGCCAGGCTTCTGTTGTACAGTTGGAGTGGACTGGAAATCCCTGACCACCCCGGCCTGCCTCCCTCTCACCACGGATTACTTCCCCGACCGCCAGAGCCTGCAGAACGATTACACCGAGGGCTGCTACGACCTGCTGCCAGAGGCTGACATTGACAG GAGGGATGAGGAAGGAGTGCAGATGACAGCCCAGCAGGTGTTTGAGGAGTTTATTTGTCAGCGTCTCATGCAAGGCTATCAGATTATTGTGCAATCCAAGCCGCAGAAGCCGGCCCCAGCCGTGCCACCCCCGCTCAGCAGCAGTCCCCTCTACAGCAGAG GTCTTGTGTCAAGAAATAGACCTGAGGAAGAGAATCAATACTGGCTGAGCATGGGCCGTACTTTCCACAAAGTCAccttaaaagacaaaataattacTGTGACTCGGTACCTGCCAAA GTATCCATATGAATCTGCTCAGATAAACTACACCTACAGCTTGTGCCCCTCACACTCTGACTCGGAATTTGTCTCTTGCTGGGTAGAATTTTCCCATGAGAGACTAGAAGAGTACAAGTGGAATTACTTGGATCAGTATATCTGCTCTGCTGGTTCAGAGGATTTCAG CCTTATCGAGTCCCTGAAGTTCTGGAGGACGcggttcctgctgctgcccgcCTGCATCAGCGCCACCAAGCGCATCATGGAGGGCGAGGCGCACTGCGACGTGTACGGCGACAAGCCCCGCTCGGACGAGGAGGAGTGGCAGCTCCTCGATGGCTTCATCCGCTTCGTGGAGGGCTTGAACCGCatccgccgccgccaccgctcCGATCGAATGATCCGA aaAGGGTCTGCCATGAAAGGCTTGCAGATTGCTGGTCCAATTCCCACTCACTCCCTGGAGCAGTCTGGACCTCCCATTGGGAAAAAAGGAACCTCAGcactctcagctctgctgcagatgGAAGCCAGTCAGAA gACTCTGGGGGAGCAGCAAACAGCAATGCTTTCTGGGaagagctctgtccagccttcAGAGAGTGGGAGCATTGCTATCACACCCACCTATATGGACAGCCCTCGGAAG GTCTCTATCGATCAATCGGTTCCTGCAACCTCCGATGGCAGCGCCTTGCTACCCACGGGGCAGGTCCCTGACAGGGGCAGCACCCAGGCCCTGGGGAGCACCCAGaatgctgcagagccaggatacagcacagctggtgctgcagagggcAG ctcccagcagtgttCAACAAGTGCTCTGACTTCCTCCTCCACTTTGGTAGAGATTCTTGAAGCCATGAAACACCCCAC CACAGGGATCCAGCTGCTCTCTGAACAGAAGGGCCTCTCCCCCTACTGCTTCATCAGTGCAGAAGTTGTGCACTGGCTGGTGAATAACGTGGAAGGGGTGCACACCCAGGCCATGGCCATTGACATAATGCAG AAAATGTTAGAAGAGCAGCTTATTGTCCATGCATCTGGAGAAGCTTTACGAACCTTTATttatggcttttatttttacaagatTGTTGTGGACAAAGAACCAGACCGAG tggggctgcagcagcctgccatGTGGCACACAGCTGCCATGGATGACTTCTCAGCCTTCCAGAGGAAATGGTTTGAGGTGGCCTTTGTGGCAGAAGAGCTCCTGCACTCGGAGATCCCGGCGTTcttcctgccctggctgcccagcCGCCCCGCCTCCTATGCAAGTAGGCACAGTTCCTTTAGCCGCAGTTTCGGAGGACGGAGCCAGGCAGCTGCACTCTTAG CTGCCACGGTGCCCGAGCAGCGGACGGTGACGCTGGATGTGGATGTGAACAACCGCACGGACCGGCTGGAGTGGTGCAGTTGTTATTACCATGGCAATTTCTCCCTGAACGCTGCCTTTGAAATCAAGTTACACTGGATGGCAGTGACTGCAGCTGTTCTTTTTGAGATG GTTCAGGGTTGGCACCGGAAAGCCACCTCCTGTGGGTTCCTGCTTGTCCCAGTCCTGGAAGGCCCCTTTGCTTTGCCCAGTTACTTGTATGGGGACCCACTTCGAGCTCAGCTGTTCATCCCACTCAACGTGAGCTGCTTGCTGAAGGAGGGGAGTGAGCATTTGTTTGATG gCTTTGAACCAGAAACATACTGGGACCGAATGCATCTTCTCCAGGAAGCAATAGCTCACAG ATTTGGATTTGTACAAGATAAATATTCAGCCTCTGCATTCAACTTCCCAGCAGAAAACAAGCCCCAGTATATCCATGTCACAG GGACAGTGTTTTTGCAGCTGCCATATTCCAAGCGGAAGTTTTCCAGCGGGCAGCAGCGGCGCCGGCGCAACTCCACCAGCTCCACCAACCAGAACATGTTCTGTGAGGAGCGCATTGGCTACAACTGGGCCTACAACACCATGCTGACCAAAACCTGGCGCTCCAGCGCCACTGGCGATGAGAAGTTCGCAGACCGGTTGCTGAAAGACTTCACAGACTTTTGCTGGAACAAAGACAGCCGGCTTGTTACGTTCTGGACTGATTGTCTGGACAAGATGCATGCTAGTGCTCCGTGA